Proteins co-encoded in one Synechococcus elongatus PCC 6301 genomic window:
- the sufU gene encoding Fe-S cluster assembly sulfur transfer protein SufU, with amino-acid sequence MQAGNLRDLYQQVILEHYKKPRHRGTTDPIDRRQRGHNPSCGDTIELTLSLDEAGDRIAAVKFEGEGCAIAMASADLMAGALVGRTVPEALEMVQTFQAMMRGETEFPHELRKLNVMKGVAQFPVRIKCANLAWHTLRAALDAPRLSDFVSTETSEEASA; translated from the coding sequence ATGCAGGCAGGCAATCTGCGCGACCTGTATCAGCAGGTCATCTTGGAGCATTACAAAAAGCCTCGCCACCGAGGGACGACCGATCCGATTGACCGACGTCAGCGCGGTCATAATCCCTCCTGCGGCGACACCATTGAGCTGACCCTGAGCTTGGATGAAGCGGGCGATCGCATCGCAGCGGTCAAATTTGAGGGCGAAGGTTGTGCGATCGCCATGGCCTCAGCTGATTTGATGGCGGGGGCTCTCGTTGGCCGGACAGTGCCCGAAGCCCTAGAAATGGTCCAGACTTTCCAAGCCATGATGCGCGGGGAGACTGAATTTCCCCATGAGTTGCGCAAGCTCAACGTCATGAAAGGGGTGGCTCAGTTCCCGGTGCGAATCAAATGCGCCAACTTGGCCTGGCATACCCTCCGAGCGGCCCTAGATGCGCCGCGTTTGAGCGATTTCGTCAGTACTGAAACCAGTGAGGAAGCGTCGGCATGA
- a CDS encoding Ycf51 family protein, producing the protein MNSAATDFFAIAGWLGWATLALTILTVLAFVLGWGFRFRLVGVTAFTIVLIGGCIGFALGFKQPVSIEGAAPFNVVYDAGGSEAVVAVAPTIAPEAVEPTLKQAAFNLFSRGRYSSQGEQQLHIRLRTILHPQPGISEPLYLGEVKRSLNQLDDEAMQILVDPQAIARLAAAENG; encoded by the coding sequence ATGAACAGCGCTGCTACCGATTTCTTTGCGATCGCTGGTTGGCTAGGCTGGGCAACCCTCGCCCTGACGATTTTGACTGTGCTGGCGTTTGTCCTTGGGTGGGGCTTTCGCTTCCGACTGGTGGGGGTGACCGCCTTCACGATCGTGCTCATTGGCGGCTGCATTGGCTTTGCCCTCGGCTTCAAGCAGCCTGTCAGCATTGAAGGTGCTGCTCCTTTTAACGTGGTCTACGACGCTGGGGGCAGTGAGGCCGTGGTTGCCGTTGCCCCGACGATCGCGCCAGAAGCGGTTGAGCCGACCCTGAAGCAGGCAGCCTTCAACCTCTTTTCACGTGGCCGCTACAGCAGCCAGGGCGAACAACAGCTCCATATCCGCCTGCGTACGATTCTTCATCCCCAGCCCGGAATCTCTGAGCCGCTCTACCTCGGCGAGGTGAAGCGATCGCTGAATCAACTCGATGACGAGGCGATGCAAATCCTTGTCGATCCCCAGGCGATTGCTCGCTTGGCCGCTGCCGAAAATGGCTGA
- a CDS encoding DUF4332 domain-containing protein has product MAESVPAQGWPLTQLPGLSNGDRQQLAAHGIHFSLDLLKLRSEAAQLDLAQQLRQPVQRVRKWQALAQLSHLPSVNHRWCGVLLHTGISSPQMLALQSPPQLHQRLHRLQRSLLGDRSPAPTLGQVDRWIREAQQFLQRR; this is encoded by the coding sequence ATGGCTGAGTCGGTGCCGGCTCAGGGGTGGCCGCTGACGCAGCTCCCAGGGCTGAGCAATGGCGATCGCCAACAACTGGCAGCGCACGGCATTCACTTCAGCCTGGACTTACTCAAGCTGCGATCGGAAGCGGCGCAACTGGACTTAGCTCAGCAGCTGCGACAGCCCGTCCAGCGGGTGCGCAAATGGCAAGCTTTGGCACAGCTTTCGCATCTGCCCTCGGTCAACCATCGTTGGTGTGGCGTGCTGCTGCACACGGGCATCAGTAGCCCGCAAATGCTGGCGCTTCAGAGTCCGCCCCAATTGCATCAACGCCTGCATCGTCTCCAGCGATCGCTATTGGGCGATCGCAGTCCAGCCCCGACCCTTGGGCAAGTCGATCGCTGGATTCGCGAAGCCCAACAGTTTTTGCAACGGCGCTAG
- a CDS encoding RNA polymerase sigma factor SigF produces MNQAALRTRGMELLVAYAETPSIALRNQIVQLNLGLVRKIAHRLSRQCSEPYEDLEQIGFMGLIRAIERFQPHQGCAFSSFAVPYIRGEILHFLRDSCHSIRIPRRWQELQRQGQQLREVLRHEWGRAPTEQELAFALNLSMTEWQEIHLARRNRMPMSLDATLSQAGDSSVTLVETLPDTSQQWQQAALEERQQLVEAIGQLEEKARTAIESVYLRGLTRKEAAQQFGISPMTITRRINRGVQKIAEHLDRMANEPLA; encoded by the coding sequence GTGAACCAAGCAGCGTTACGAACCCGAGGGATGGAATTGCTGGTCGCCTACGCTGAGACTCCCAGCATTGCCCTCCGCAACCAGATTGTTCAGCTCAATCTAGGGCTGGTCCGCAAAATTGCCCACCGATTAAGCCGGCAATGCTCTGAACCCTATGAAGATCTGGAACAGATTGGTTTCATGGGATTAATTCGAGCGATCGAGCGATTTCAGCCTCATCAAGGGTGTGCATTTAGTTCCTTTGCAGTGCCCTATATACGCGGCGAAATTCTTCATTTTTTACGCGACAGTTGTCATAGCATTCGGATTCCGCGCCGCTGGCAAGAACTGCAGCGTCAAGGACAGCAATTGCGGGAGGTCCTGCGCCATGAATGGGGACGAGCCCCAACGGAACAAGAGCTGGCTTTTGCTCTCAATCTGTCAATGACGGAATGGCAAGAAATTCACCTCGCTCGCCGTAATCGGATGCCGATGAGTCTGGATGCCACGCTCAGTCAAGCCGGTGATTCTTCCGTCACCTTGGTGGAAACCCTGCCCGATACCAGCCAGCAGTGGCAGCAGGCCGCCCTTGAAGAGCGTCAACAGCTGGTGGAAGCGATCGGCCAACTGGAAGAAAAAGCCAGAACAGCGATCGAATCTGTTTACCTGCGCGGGCTAACCCGCAAAGAAGCGGCCCAGCAATTTGGTATCAGTCCGATGACGATTACCCGCCGGATCAATCGCGGGGTTCAAAAAATCGCCGAGCACCTCGACCGCATGGCAAACGAGCCCTTAGCCTAG
- a CDS encoding UPF0182 family protein, protein MPRHLSRWGLAIAAIALGLSLLTRIHIETLWFTALGIPTVFLRRLAVQALLFSVVGIAITGLIGGNLRWAARHQTDQPDRPAPRLQLGGLLTVLTLLWIALLALTTQAILAAWNCQTGRALPFLPQILTLDWLQSSLITAGSWPLGMGLLLGVGSLVLFLWRPWPLLIGLSSLTSLAIALLTSREWLRIWPAFAAESVSDRDPIFQQDLAFYLFRLPALEVLQFDLWIGLAFSFCAVLAVYYLAKQSVSNAEFRGFAPSQQRHLVRLAIAIALFLAGHCWLAQRQLLFSELGAVYGIGFTDRWVKLPLLQVWMILFGIAAIALFWQSRRGLLPQRWIRNFQLAAIASVLIWVTLPAIVQQLVVQPNEIARELPYLKQAILFTRRAFGLDQIETRTFDPQPSLNRAVLAANRETVQNIRLWDTRPLLQSNRQLQQIRLYYSFPSAQIDRYRLQTSFGDALQQVIIAARELDYTAIPAAAKTWVNEHLVYTHGYGFTLSPVNSSAPDGLPRYFVKDIGANTRIIGDASLGISTEAVKAAISTENPRIYYGQLTRNYVFTPSRTQELDYPSGNDNVYNIYDGKGGVTLGNYAQRLLFSLYLRDWRLPFSGDLTAQTRVLFRRQIEDRVRAIAPFLRYDAEPYLVSVNADTAEASGLGRSSLFWILDAYTVSDRYPYADPGEQPFNYIRNSVKVIIDAYNGSVQFYIVDPKDPLIQTWSRLFPSLFQPIDAMAPVLRSHLRYPTDLFKAQSSQLLTYHVLDPQVFYNRDDQWAYPREIYAGETATVQPYYLITRLPTAASEEFLILTPFTPLGRNNMIAWLAGRSDGEEYGRLLLYEFPRQRLIFGPEQITARINQDPQISEQITLWNREGSRAAEGNLLVIPIDQALLYVEPLYLEASRNSLPALTRVITAYQDRIVMTPSLLESLQKLFPDSTPALTPLEQPVLTTEQSAVLNPDQP, encoded by the coding sequence ATGCCTCGCCACTTAAGCCGCTGGGGACTTGCGATCGCGGCGATCGCCCTAGGACTGAGCTTGCTGACACGCATCCACATTGAAACCCTGTGGTTTACAGCCCTAGGCATCCCGACTGTGTTTTTGCGGCGACTAGCGGTACAAGCGCTGCTGTTCAGCGTTGTAGGCATTGCGATCACAGGACTGATTGGCGGGAACTTGCGCTGGGCGGCGCGCCATCAAACAGATCAACCCGATCGCCCGGCACCTCGCCTGCAGTTGGGCGGTCTGCTCACGGTCTTAACGCTACTCTGGATTGCCCTACTAGCCTTGACGACCCAAGCCATCCTTGCCGCTTGGAACTGTCAGACTGGCCGCGCGCTGCCATTCCTGCCGCAAATCCTGACGCTGGACTGGCTGCAATCCTCACTGATCACAGCAGGGTCTTGGCCTCTAGGGATGGGGTTGCTCCTAGGCGTGGGTAGCTTAGTCCTCTTTCTCTGGCGACCTTGGCCCCTCCTGATCGGCTTATCAAGCCTGACCAGTCTGGCGATCGCCCTGTTGACCTCGCGGGAATGGCTGCGCATTTGGCCCGCTTTTGCCGCCGAAAGCGTCAGCGATCGCGATCCGATTTTCCAGCAGGATCTTGCCTTTTATCTGTTTCGACTACCAGCCCTAGAGGTGCTGCAGTTTGACCTCTGGATTGGGCTGGCCTTTAGTTTTTGCGCGGTTCTGGCTGTCTATTACCTCGCCAAGCAGAGTGTCAGCAACGCTGAGTTTCGCGGCTTTGCCCCTAGTCAACAGCGCCATCTAGTGCGATTGGCGATCGCGATCGCCCTGTTCCTAGCAGGACATTGCTGGCTGGCCCAACGGCAGTTGCTGTTTTCCGAATTGGGGGCGGTCTATGGCATCGGCTTCACCGATCGCTGGGTCAAACTACCGCTGCTACAGGTTTGGATGATTCTGTTTGGCATCGCCGCGATCGCCCTGTTCTGGCAAAGTCGGCGGGGGCTTCTGCCTCAGCGCTGGATTCGCAACTTTCAACTAGCAGCGATCGCCAGCGTCCTGATCTGGGTGACCCTACCCGCGATCGTGCAGCAACTGGTGGTGCAACCCAACGAAATTGCTCGCGAGCTGCCTTATCTGAAGCAGGCCATTCTGTTTACCCGCCGAGCTTTTGGCCTCGATCAAATTGAAACGCGCACGTTTGACCCCCAGCCCAGCCTCAACCGCGCCGTCCTGGCGGCTAATCGCGAAACTGTTCAGAATATTCGCCTTTGGGATACGCGGCCGCTCCTGCAGAGCAATCGGCAGTTGCAGCAAATCCGCCTCTACTACAGCTTCCCCAGCGCCCAAATCGATCGCTATCGCCTTCAGACCAGCTTTGGGGATGCTCTGCAGCAAGTGATTATTGCAGCACGCGAGCTGGACTACACCGCCATTCCCGCCGCCGCCAAAACCTGGGTCAATGAACACCTGGTCTACACCCATGGCTATGGCTTCACCCTTAGCCCAGTCAACAGCAGCGCTCCCGATGGGTTGCCTCGCTACTTCGTCAAGGACATCGGGGCCAACACCCGCATCATTGGCGACGCCAGCTTGGGAATCAGCACCGAAGCTGTCAAAGCTGCGATATCGACTGAAAACCCGCGCATTTACTACGGCCAGCTCACCCGCAATTACGTTTTCACGCCCAGTCGCACCCAAGAGCTGGACTATCCCAGCGGCAACGATAACGTCTACAACATCTACGACGGCAAGGGTGGCGTCACACTGGGCAACTATGCGCAGCGACTGCTCTTTTCCTTGTATCTACGGGACTGGCGCCTTCCCTTTTCCGGAGATTTAACCGCCCAGACTCGCGTCCTGTTCCGCCGCCAAATTGAAGACCGCGTCCGAGCGATCGCACCATTTTTGCGCTACGACGCGGAGCCCTACCTGGTCTCTGTCAACGCCGACACAGCTGAGGCCTCGGGCTTGGGGCGCAGTTCCCTATTTTGGATTTTGGACGCCTACACCGTTAGCGATCGCTATCCCTACGCTGATCCGGGCGAGCAACCCTTCAACTACATCCGCAACTCAGTCAAAGTGATCATCGATGCCTACAACGGCAGCGTCCAGTTCTATATCGTTGACCCCAAGGATCCACTGATTCAAACCTGGTCCAGACTCTTCCCGTCGCTGTTCCAGCCGATTGATGCGATGGCGCCAGTACTGCGATCGCATTTGCGCTATCCCACAGACCTCTTCAAGGCTCAGTCGTCGCAACTGCTGACCTACCACGTACTCGATCCACAGGTTTTCTACAACCGCGATGACCAGTGGGCCTACCCACGCGAAATCTACGCTGGCGAGACGGCAACCGTTCAGCCCTACTACTTAATTACGCGCTTACCGACCGCTGCGAGCGAAGAGTTCCTGATCCTGACGCCCTTCACACCATTGGGGCGTAACAATATGATTGCTTGGCTGGCGGGGCGATCAGACGGCGAGGAATACGGTCGCCTCTTGCTCTACGAATTTCCGCGCCAGCGCCTCATTTTTGGTCCCGAGCAAATCACGGCTCGCATCAACCAAGATCCTCAGATTTCTGAGCAAATTACGCTCTGGAACCGCGAAGGCTCCCGCGCTGCCGAAGGCAACTTGCTGGTTATTCCCATTGACCAAGCGCTGCTCTACGTTGAGCCACTCTACTTAGAAGCCTCGCGCAATAGCTTGCCAGCGCTCACCCGCGTCATTACGGCCTACCAAGATCGCATTGTGATGACTCCCAGCCTCCTCGAAAGCCTGCAAAAACTGTTTCCAGACTCAACACCCGCCCTGACGCCGCTTGAACAACCGGTGTTGACGACCGAGCAGTCCGCTGTCCTCAACCCTGACCAGCCCTAG
- the thrC gene encoding threonine synthase, with protein MTQTTLSTSTVKALKCKECGHEYDLGAKHVCEDVCFGPLEVVYDYDAIRQRVSRATIEAGPNSIWRYRHFLPVTGEDVIDVGTGMTPLVEAKRLARRLGLKKLFIKNDAVNMPTLSFKDRVVSVALTRARELGFSTVSCASTGNLANSTAAIAAHAGLDCCVFIPADLEAGKVLGTLIYNPTLMAVKGNYDQVNRLCSEVANTHGWGFVNINLRPYYSEGSKTLGYEVAEQLGWQLPDHIVAPLASGSLFTKIYKGFREFVDVGLVDDKAVRFSGAQAEGCSPIAKAFHEGRDFIAPEKPNTIAKSIAIGNPADGIYAVEIARKTGGNIEAVNDTEIIEGIKLLAETEGIFTETAGGTTVAVLKKLVEAGKINPDETTVVYITGNGLKTQEAVQGYIAEPFTIEPKLESFEHALERSRTLDRLEWQQVLI; from the coding sequence ATGACCCAAACGACACTCAGCACCAGCACCGTGAAGGCACTCAAGTGTAAAGAGTGCGGTCATGAGTATGACCTGGGTGCCAAGCACGTTTGTGAAGATGTCTGTTTCGGCCCGCTGGAAGTGGTCTATGACTACGACGCCATTCGCCAACGCGTCAGTCGCGCCACCATTGAAGCGGGCCCTAACTCAATTTGGCGCTATCGTCACTTCCTGCCTGTTACTGGCGAAGACGTCATTGACGTTGGCACCGGCATGACCCCTTTGGTTGAAGCCAAACGCTTGGCTCGCCGCTTGGGTCTGAAAAAGCTTTTCATCAAAAACGATGCGGTCAACATGCCGACCTTGAGCTTCAAGGATCGGGTCGTTTCCGTGGCGCTGACCCGTGCGCGTGAGCTTGGCTTCAGCACTGTTTCCTGCGCTAGCACCGGCAACCTCGCTAACTCAACGGCCGCGATCGCGGCTCATGCCGGTCTGGACTGCTGCGTCTTCATTCCTGCTGATCTGGAAGCCGGTAAAGTCCTCGGCACCTTGATCTATAACCCGACCTTGATGGCGGTCAAAGGCAACTACGACCAAGTCAACCGCCTCTGCTCCGAAGTCGCTAACACCCACGGCTGGGGCTTCGTCAACATCAACCTGCGCCCCTACTACTCGGAAGGCTCGAAAACGCTGGGCTACGAAGTGGCTGAGCAACTGGGCTGGCAACTGCCGGATCACATTGTGGCGCCGCTGGCTTCGGGCTCGCTGTTCACCAAAATCTACAAAGGCTTCCGCGAATTCGTCGATGTCGGTCTTGTCGATGACAAAGCCGTGCGCTTCAGCGGTGCTCAAGCCGAAGGTTGCTCGCCGATCGCCAAAGCTTTCCATGAAGGTCGCGACTTTATCGCCCCTGAAAAACCCAACACGATCGCTAAATCGATCGCGATCGGCAACCCTGCTGACGGCATCTATGCGGTTGAAATTGCTCGCAAAACCGGCGGCAACATCGAAGCAGTCAATGACACCGAGATCATCGAAGGCATCAAGCTACTGGCCGAGACCGAAGGCATCTTTACCGAAACTGCTGGCGGTACCACCGTCGCTGTGCTCAAGAAATTGGTGGAAGCAGGCAAAATCAATCCTGATGAAACCACGGTGGTCTACATCACCGGCAACGGTCTGAAGACCCAAGAAGCCGTTCAGGGCTACATTGCTGAGCCGTTCACGATTGAGCCGAAACTGGAAAGCTTCGAGCATGCGCTAGAGCGCTCTCGGACCCTCGATCGCTTGGAATGGCAGCAAGTGCTGATCTAG
- a CDS encoding MoaD/ThiS family protein has protein sequence MAITVLIPTPLQKFTNNQASLECEASDVKSLLEALEQSFPGIKARLCDEQGQLRRFLNVYVNSEDIRFLDGIQTSLGNGDEVSIVPAVAGG, from the coding sequence ATGGCCATTACTGTTCTGATCCCCACCCCCCTGCAAAAATTCACCAACAACCAAGCCAGCTTGGAATGTGAAGCAAGCGATGTGAAATCCTTGCTAGAGGCGCTGGAACAATCCTTCCCGGGGATTAAAGCGCGTCTGTGCGATGAGCAGGGCCAGTTGCGCCGCTTTTTGAACGTCTACGTCAACAGCGAAGATATTCGCTTCCTCGATGGCATTCAAACCAGCTTGGGCAACGGTGACGAAGTCAGCATTGTGCCGGCAGTCGCTGGCGGCTGA